The Geothrix sp. DNA segment CTTCTCGGCGGTCTTCCTGCCCACGCCGGGAATGCGCGTGAGGGCCTTGACGTCCCGTCCGCGGATGGCCTGCACCAGATCCTCCAGGGACAGCGCGCCCAGGGCCGCCAGGGCCATCTTCGGGCCCACGCCATCCACCTTGATCAGCATGCGGTAGAGCTCCCGTTCCTGGGTCGCGTAGAAACCGAGCAGCGAAATCTCGTTCTCGCGCACCAGGAGTTCCGTATGCAGCACCACCATGGCACCCACCTCCGGCAGCAGCCCGTAGGTCGAGAGGCTGATGGCCGCGGCGTAGCCCACCCCCCCGCACTCGACGAGCGCCAGGTTCGGCAGCTTCTGGATGAGTTCCCCGCGCAGTCGTCCGATCATCCTTCGAGGATAGCGGAAGCTCAGAACCAGTAGCGGAGCAGGGAGTCCAACAGGCGGTCCACCACGTCCCGGTTGCGGCGGGCGCGCTCCTCTCGGCCCGGGAACTCGGGATAGGCCGGCACCGGATCGTGAAGGGTGTGGCCGACCTCAGGCCCGAGCAGGTGCTTCCAGCGCACCAGCCAATCCGCGGGCAGGTCCTCCGGGATGGGGAGGTCCATCAGGGTGAGGTAGAGGATCGTCCAGACCCGGGCCACCACCTGGGCCTCGTAGCCGCCGCCCAGCGTGAACAGCACCCGACCCTGGGTGTGCTCGCCGGCCAGGGCGAGGATCCTGCGGTAGAGCGTCTCGAAGGCCTGGGTGGTGAGGGCGAGGTCCCCCAGGGGATCGGCGAAATGCGCATCCGCCCCGGCCTGGATCACCAGGACGTGGGGCGAGAACTGCTCCAGGGCCCGCGGCACCACGGCCTCGAAGGCCTCCAGGTAGCTCTCGGATTCCGTGAAGGGCTCCAGGGGGACGTTCAGGCTGAGGCCCCGCGCCGCACCGGTGCCCAGCTCATGGATGTGGCCGGTGCCCGGGTAGAGGTAGTGCCCCGTCTCGTGGAGGCTGAGGGTGAGCACCCGGTCCTGGTCGTAGAACAGGTTCTGCACGCCGTCGCCGTGGTGGAGGTCGATGTCCAGGTAGGCCACGCGCCACCCGTGATCCACGAAGGCGCGGATGGCCACGGCCAGGTCGTTGTACAGGCAGAAGCCCGCGGCCCGGTCCTTCTGGGCGTGGTGCAACCCGCCGCCCAGCTGGAGCACGCGCGTCTCCGCCCCCTCCATCAGCAGCCGGGCCCCGTGGAGGGCCCCACCCGCCAGCCACCGGCCGGCGAGATCCATGCCCGGGAAGATGGGGTTGTCCTGCGTGCCCAGGCCGAAGCGTCCGGCCTCCGGCTGGGACTCGCCCCGGTCGAGGGCTTCGACCGTCGCCACGAAGGCCTCGTCGTGGACCGAGAGGATGTCCTCCCGGGTTGCGGCGGGCGCTGCGACGGTGGGGGCCCCGTGGCCCAGGCTCCGGATGAGGTCCAGGAGCATGGCGAGCCGGGCGGGCGTGAAGGGATGCTCCGGACCGAAGTCGTACCCGGCGTACTCCGGGCGGTGGATCAGGGTTGCCATGGCTTGGACGTCAAGTGCAGCTGGGAGCTCTTGGGAATGGGCCAGAGGATCGTGAACCCGGCGCCGCGGAGCTCCTCCGCCAGGGGGCGGATCTGGTTCGAGTCCACCCGCAGCACCGTGCGCACCGTGGCGTCGGGCGTGGGGTAGGTGAGGATGGAGTGGATGTTCACGTGGCGCTCGGCGAGGAAGGTCGTGAGGCGGGCCAGCTCGCCCGGCTGGTCCCTGAGGGCCACTTCGAGCCGGGAGGAGGGCTTGGTCACGCCCGTGAGCGTCATCAGGGCGTCGAGCAGGTCCATGCCCGTGAGGATGCCCACCAGTTCGCCGCCGTCCAGGACGGGCAGGCAGCCTATTTTGTTTTCCCGCATGATCCGGGCGGCGTCCTCCACCGGGTCCAGCGGATCCGCCGTCAGCGGGGGGCTGCTCATGGCGAGGGTGACGGAATCCCCTCCACTGCGTGGCGTCGGGCTGAGGCTGCTGGTGGCGAACCGGATGTCCCGGTCGGTGAGGATGCCCACCAGCCGTCCCTGGTCCACCACGGGCAGGTGGCGGAAGCCGCGGGAGTGGAGGAGCTGATCAGCCTCGCCGAGGGTGGCCCCGACCGCGATCACCGTCACCGGCTTCCGCATCATTTCCTTCACGAGCATGGGGCCTCCACAGGTCGGGATGGGCGTTCAGGGCTTGCGGGAACCGGACTGGCTGAAGGTCAGGCGCAGGCCCGGCGATAGCGGCAGCGGGCCGCCGGCCTCGGCTTCGCCACGGATGGCCACCGTGGCCTCCAGGGTGTGCAGCCAGGGCAGCTCTTCCACGAGTTGTGTCAGGCGGCCCAGGGTCTCGCCCAGCCCGCTGCCCGGACGCAGGCGCATGCGCTCGAGGACCTCGGCGATGTCGAGGTCCGTCAGCGGCGTGAGGCGGAGGATGGAGTCCACCCCCTGGCGGTGGAAGCGCCAGATGGGCCCGAAGTCCGGGTCCGACGACAAGTGGAGCGAGACCTGCGGTCCCTTCCGGTTCGAAGGTTCCACCGTCTCGGCGATGGGAATGCCGAAGGCCCCCAGGAGCTCCCGGGTCTCCACCTCCGAGAAAGGCGCGGGCGCGGGGCTGGGCAGCGCCTCGACGAGCTGCTCCACGCGCCGGCGGGCCTCGCCGCCATTGAGGTCCGCGTAGCCCAGGATGCGCCCCGGCGGCAGCTGGCGGAACCGCGCGTACTCCACCACCTTGGAGAGGGCCAGGGCCGCGGATTCCGGGAAGCGGTACGAGGGGAAGGTGCGGTGCCTGCCCCCGCTCTCGGCCAGGGCGGCCGAGCCCACGGGCACGGCGCCGCTCATGCCCATGAGGGAGAGCAGGGTCGGCTTGGCGATGCCCGTGGTCTGCTCGGCCCGCACCGCGGCCCGGCGGATGGCCCGGGCCACCACGGTGGGATCGCAGGTTCCGAGACAGGCGAAGGAGGCGATGAGGGCGTCCACCTGGGGATGCTCCAGGGCTTCGCGGCAGGCCTGCTCATAGTGCTCGGGCGTGGCCATGGCATGCAGGTTCACCACGCCGGTGCCGGAGATCTCCATGCCGTGCGTTTCGCAGGCGTCCGCGCAGATGGTCGCCACTCCGCCGGAGTTGCTCACGATGGCCACGCGGTTCCCCCGGGGCAGGGGCTGGTGGGCCAGGAGCAGCGCGATGTCGAACAGATCCTCCAGGGTGTCGGCGCGGATCACGCCCGCCTGGTGGAACAGGGCCTCCACTTCCGCATCGTCCCGGGGGGCCGCCGCGATGTGGGCCAGGGCCACGCGCCGTCCGGCATGGCTCCGGGCGCTCTTGACGCAGAGGATGGGCTTGCGCCGCGAGATCCGGCGGGCCAGCCGGGCGAAGCGCCGCGGGTTGCCGAAGGTTTCCAGGTAGAGCAGGGCCAGGTCCGTGTCCGGGTCCTCGTCCCAGTACTGCAGCAGGTCGTTGCCGGAGACGTCGGCCCGGTTCCCCGCGGAGACGAAGGTGGAGAAGCCCAGGCCGCGCTCGGCCGCGTACTGCAGGATGACCACGCCCAGGGCCGCCGAGTGGCTGAAGAAGCCCACCCGACCCCGCGGCGGCATGGCCGTGGCCAGGCTGGCATTGAGCTGGACCGCCTCGTGGGTGTTCAGCAGTCCCAGGCAGTTGGGGCCCACCAGCCGCGCGCCGTGGCTGCGGGTGAGGCGCAGCAGGCGCTCCTGCCGCCGGGCGCCCTCGGGCCCTGTCTCGGCGAACCCGGCCGCGAGGACCAGGAGGCCCCGGGCGCCCCGCTCCAGGGCCCGCTTGGCGAGGGCGGAAACCTTGGTCGCCGGCACCGCGAGGATGACCAGGTCCGGGGTCTCCGGCAGGGCCGCCAGGGACTGGTAGGCCTGCACCCCTTCGATGGAGGTGGCCTTGGGATTGACGGGATAGACCGAGCCCTGGAACCGGCTCTGGAGGATGTTCCGGAAGATGGCGTTGCCGACGGAACCGGGATCCCGGGAGGCCCCGGCCACCGCCACGACGCGGGGGCGCAGGAGCGGTACCAGGGAGTTGGCGGTGGCCACGCGCTCGCGCAGGTCCGTGCGCTCGCGCAGGGCCTCGGGGGCGCTCAGGGGGAACTGCACGTGGATGACGCCGTCCTCCAGGGCGCGCCGGGTCTCGAAGCCCGTGTCCATGAAGACGTTCCCCATCTTCTTGTTGCCCGTGAGGTGCTCCGCCTCGAAGCCCAGGTAGCCGACCCCCGCCGCCAGTCCCGCCAGGCGCTCGAGGATCAGGGTGCCGATGCCCCGGCCCTGGTGAGCGTCGCCGATCATGAAGGCCACCTCGGCCACGGGTCCGCCGCCACCGATGTAGTTGCCCAGCCCCAGCACCTGCTCATCCTCGCCTTCCCCCTCCACGGCCAGCAGGCAGGCCTGCAGGCGGAGGTTGGGCGTGCAGAGCTCCTCCACGAACTTGCGGGAGACGCTGGCCACGCCGCCCATGAAGCGCATGGCCAGGCTCTCCCGGGACAGGCCCCGGATGAAGGCCTCCACCCGGTCGATGTCCTCGGCGAAGGCGATGCGTAGCAGCACGCCCCGCCCGTCCTTGAGCAGGACGAATTCCCGGTAGGCGGCCCCCTCTGGGATGATGCTGAACACCTTGTGCCTCGCACGGTTGCTATGTTGCGACCACCCTACCACGACCCCGCGGGAGGTCGGTCCGTGCTGAAAGTCATGATTCCCCTGTCGGCCGGGTTTGGTTCTGGACGCTCCCTGGGCAGCGCTATAGATTGGCCTCATCACTCAATCAACCAGGGGGCGTCATGACCGCACGCGAGGCTTTCCTCCAGGCCCGGGACTTCCTTGTCGAGCGACGGGACGACTACGCTGGAGCCCGCCGGGATTTCCGCTGGCCGGTCCTGGATGACTTCAACTGGGCCCTGGATCACTTCGATGCCTACGCCAGGGGCAACGCCCGTCCGGCCCTCTGGATCGTGGAGGAAGGTGGCACCGAAACGAAGGTCAGCTTCCAGGATCTGTCCACCCGCAGCAACCAGGTTGCCAACGCCCTGCGGGCCCTGGGCGTCCGCCGGGGCGAGGGCGTGCTCATCATGCTGGACAACGTCCTCCCGCTCTGGGAGGTGATGCTGGCCTGCATGAAGCTGGGGGCCATCCTGGTGCCTTCCACCCTGCTGCTCTCCCAGGCGGATCTGCTGGATCGCATCGAGCGGGGCGGCATCCGGCACCTGGTGGTGGACGCCGCCCAGACAGGCAAGTTCGAGACCATGGACCCGAGCCTCACCCGCATCTGCGTCGGGGGCGAGGCTCCGGGTTGGCGGGGCATGGCCTCGCTCTATGAAGGCAGCCCCTCGTACGAACCCGATGCCGTGACCCGCGCCACCGATCCCATGCTGCTCTACTTCACGTCGGGCACCACGGCGAAGCCCAAGCTGGTGCTCCACACCCACCAGTCCTACCCGGTGGGGCACCTCAGCACGATGTACTGGGTGGGTCTGCGCGAGGGCGACGTCCACTACAACATCAGCTCGCCCGGCTGGGCGAAGCACGCCTGGAGCAGCTTCTTCGCGCCCTGGAACGCCGGGGCCTGCATCTTCGTTTACCGCGCCGCCCGGTTCAGCGCCGCCGCCACGCTGCAGGCGATCGTGGACAAGGGCGTCACCACCCTCTGCGCCCCCCCCACGGTGTGGCGCCTGTTCATCCAGGAGGACCTCGCCGCCTACCCGGTGAAGCTGCGGGAGCTGGTGGGAGCCGGCGAGCCCCTGAACCCCGAGGTCATCAGCCAGGTCCAGAAGGCCTGGGGCCTCACCATCCGCGATGGCTACGGCCAGACCGAGACCACGGCCCAGGTGGGCAACCCGCCCGGGCAGCCGGTGAAGGCCGGATCCATGGGCCGCTCCCTCCCCGGCTACGAGGTGGTGCTGCTGGATGCCGATGGCCGCGAAGCGCAGGAGGGCGAGATCTCCCTGAAGCTGAACCCCAGGCCGCTGGGCCTCATGGCGGGCTACAAGGACGATCCCTCGAAGATGGCGAAGGCCGAGGCCGAGGGCTTCTACCGCACGGGCGACGTGGCGACGCGCGACGAGGATGGCTACCTGTTCTTCGTGGGCCGGGCGGACGATGTCTTCAAGAGCTCCGACTACCGCATCAGCCCCTTCGAGCTGGAGTCCTTCCTCATCGAGCACGAGTCCGTGGCCGAGGCGGCGGTGGTGCCCAGCCCCGATCCCCTGAAGCTCACGGTGCCCAAGGCCTACGTCATCCTCCGCGCCGGGTGGGAGCCGAACCGCGAGACGGCCCTGGCCCTCTTCCGATTCATCCGCGAGCGGCTGTCGCCCTACAAGCGCATCCGCATCCTGGAGTTCGGCGATCTGCCGAAGACCATCTCCGGCAAGATCCGGCGCGTGGAGCTCCGCAAGCGGGCCGCGGAGCAGACCCAATCCCCCACGGAATTCCGGGAAGAGCAGTTTCCTGAACTGAAGTAACCCGAGCACGACGACGCCTCCGGGCCGAAACTGGTCCCTGGCGACGCCACCCCTGATGGCCAGATGGAGGTCCCATGAAGTACCTCGACGATGATCGCGACATCCGCTTCAACCTCTTCGAGTGGCTGGACCTGGATCCGCTGCTGAAATCGGGGCCCTACGGGGAGATCGACCGGGACCAGCTGGGCATGGTGCTGGACGAGGCCCTGAAGGTGGCCCGGGGCAGCATCGCCGCCTGCAACGAGACGGGGGATCGCGTCGGCGCCCGCTTCGACCACGGCAAGGTGGAACTGCCCGAGGGTTTTGCCGGGGCCTTCCACGATCTGGCCGAGGGCGGCTGGATCAGCGCCACCATGAGTCCCGAGTTTGGCGGCATGGGCCTGCCGGAGTCCGTGGGGGCCGGCATCAGCGAGTTCCTCATGGGCGCCAACACGGCGCTGGGCCTCAAGGCCCTGCTTACCCGCGGCGCCGCGCACCTCATCGAGACCTTCGGCAGCGACGAGCTCAAGGGCACCTTCTGCGAGCGGATGTACTCCGGCGAGTGGACCGGCACCATGTGTCTCACCGAGGCCGGGGCCGGCAGCGACCTGGGGGCCCTCAACACCAAGGCCGTGCCTCAGGCCGACGGCACCTACCTGATCACCGGCGAGAAGATCTTCATCACCAGCGGGGATCACGAGCTGACCTCGAACATCATCCACGCGGTGCTGGCCCGGACGCCGGGCGCACCTGCCGGGCCCAAGGGCATCAGCCTATTCGTCGTGCCCAAGGTGCGGGTGAAGCCGGACGGCTCCCTGGGCGAGGCCAACGACGTCGTCTGCGCGGGCATCGAGCACAAGCTGGGCATCCACGGCTCGCCCACGTGCAGTCTGGTGTTCGGCACCACGACTGGCAGCCAGGGCTTCCTGCTGGGCGAGGAGAACCAGGGGCTCGCCCACATGTTCCAGATGATGAACGCCGCGCGCTGGGAGGTGGGGGTCCAGGGGCTCAGCAATGCCTCGGCGGCCCACCAGGCCGCGCTGGCCTACGCGAAGGAGCGCCTGCAGGGCCGAGGCCCCAGCGCGGGCAAGAGCTCCAGCCAATCCCTGATCATCGAGCACCCGGATATCCGGCGCTCGCTCCTGCTGCAGTCAGCCTACGTGCAGGCCATGCGGGCTCTGGTGACCTACACGGCCTGGTGCATGGACATGGCCCACGTGTCGGAGGGCGACGAACGGGATCGCTGGCAGGGCCTGGTGGAACTCCTCACGCCCATCAGCAAGGCCTGGTGCTCGGACTGGGGTTTCCGCGTCACGGAGTGGGCCCTCCAGGTGTACGGCGGGTATGGCTACACCATGGACTACCCGGCCGAGCAGTACCTGCGGGACTGCAAGATCGCCTCGATCTACGAAGGCACCAACGGCATCCAGGCCCTCGACCTCGTAGGGCGGAAGTTCCGGATGCAGGAGGGGCGGCCGGTGAAAGCCCTGCTGAAGCTGGCGGCCGACGCGGCCCAGACCCTGGTGGAAGACCCCGTGCTCGGCGCCTCCGCCCGGCAGTTGGGCGAGGCCGTGAAGGCCATGGGTGCCGTCCTGACCCAGATCCCGGCGCGCGAGAACGCCCTGCAGCTGACCCTCCTGAACGCCGTGCCCATCCTCGACATGCTCGGGCACGTGGTGGGGGGCTACCTCCTCCTGCAGCAGGCCGAGGTGGCCAAGGGCAGGGCCCAGGCGCTCCTGGTCGAACGCGGGGTGGACCCGGCCGACCCCGCCGCCGTCCGTGCCCATCTGGCCGGGAGCAGGGAGGCGGCCTTCTACCAGAACAAGGTGCAGGCTGCGATCCACTTCGCCCACCGGGGCCTGCCCCTGGTCGCCGCCCACGCCGTGGGCCTGCTGGCCGGCGAGACGGCGCCCATGGAGGCGGTGTTCTAGGCGGGTTAACAAGATAAAGAGTGCCTGTGGCAACGAAGAAGACCATAGCAGACATGCATAACCTGGCCAGTCAGCACCCTGGCGGAGAGTGTATTTCCCCTCAGTACCTGGGTGATACCGGGAAGCTTCAATGGCGATGTGAGCATGGCCATGGCTTCCTTATGGCCCCAGGAAAGGTAAAAGCAGGCCAATGGTGCCCTCGATGTCGCGGGATGTATTCAACCATCGAAGACATGAAAGCCCTTGCCCGGCTTCACCCAGGTGGGGAATGTCTTTCAACCGAATTCCGGGGTAACAAAGTCCCCCTGATGTGGCGATGCGAAAAGGGCCATGAATGGGACATGCCCCCCGAATATGTGAAATCAGGGTGCTGGTGTCCACATTGCCAAGGTCGAAGGGCCACCATTGAAAAGTTGCAGAAGTGTGCGCTCGAACGAGGTGGGAAGTGCCTTTCTCCCGAATACCTTGGAACCCAGGCTCATCACCTTTGGGAGTGCTCATCAGGCCACTCATGGCGAGCGACTGCCAGCAATGTTCTTCGGGGTAGTTGGTGCCCGGTATGCAGCAGAACCGTGCGAAAAACCATTGATGAAATGAAGAACTTGGCAAAGGCGCGAGGGGGAGAATGCCTCTCGGAGGTCTACAAGAACAAGGATGCCAAACTCCGCTGGAAATGTTCTGAAGGGCATGAATGGGAGACCAGCTCTGCACCGGTTAGAAAGGGATCGTGGTGCCCCCACTGTGCAGGGACAGCTCGAAAATCTATGCAGGACATGCATGATCTCGCGAGTCTCCATCCAGGCGGGGAATGTATCTCTACTGAATATTTGGGTGACACTGGGAAATTGTGGTGGCGGTGTGAGAAGGGCCACGAATGGGACATGGCCCCAGGAGCGGTAAAGGCTGGGCACTGGTGCCCGCTTTGTCGTGGCAAACGAGCAAATATTGAGAAGCTCCAACTCCTAGCCGCCGAAAGAGGAGGGCGCTGCCTTTCACCAAAGTATCTAGGTGCTCTGAGCCATCACCTCTGGGAGTGCAACAAGGGTCATTCCTGGAGCGCCGCCGTCAACAATATTGTAACTGGCTACTGGTGTCCGGAGTGTGCAGGGAACCGCCGTTTGACCATTGAAATGGTTCGTGCTTTTGCCCGCGAGAAGGGCGGTGAGTGCCTCTCCGACTCATATCAGAACAACTCAGATCATCTTAGCTGGCGATGTAACGAAGGCCATGAATGGAGCACAGGCTTTGGCAGCATTCAGCAGGGATCTTGGTGTCCAAAGTGCTCTGGAGTGGGCAGAATCACCATCGAGGAGCTTAAGGATCTCGCACGACTGAGAGGCGGAGAGTGCCTTTCGGATCAAGTCGAATCTGGTGATAGACACCTTCGTTGGAGGTGCTCTGACGGACACGAATGGATGGCTAGTCCATTCTCGATCAAGAGGGGGTCTTGGTGTCCAGAATGTTCAGCAGGCATTTCTGAACGCGCTTGCCGAGCAATATTGGAACAATTGTTAAATGTCCCTTTCAAAAAATCTCCGCTTGGCAGAATTCCATGGCTGAAAAATAGCCGTGGGAAAGCCATGGAACTTGACGGGTATTCTTCCCAACTAGCGCTTGCATTTGAGTACCACGGAAGACAGCACTACGAGTTTCTCCCTCACTTCCATCGCAATGAGAACGCTCTACAACGCCGAAAGGAGGATGACGAAACCAAACTGGCTCTCTGCGAACAGCACGGAGTTCGACTAATTGTTGTTCCCTACTGGATCGAACTTGAGGAAATGGAACTCTTCCTTCGGAGGGTTCTCGAAGAACTAGGGATTTACTGTGCCCCAGGCCCTCCCATCTCGATCGAATCAATAAGTGAAGCCATCTACTCTCGAAATCGAATCGAGGGCCTCCGGAAGCTAGCTCAAGAGCGGGGAGGGACTCTGCTTTCCGAGACCTATCTTGGCTTCACCCGAAATCACCGCTTTCGGTGCGCTCAGGGTCATGAATGGTCAACTTCCCCAGCGACCTTGAAAACCGGGGCCTGGTGCAAACGATGCAGCCAAGGTCAAGCTTGGAGCCGTCGAAGGATCGAGAAGGCCCGCCTAGCTCCAGGCGACCAACCTCGACTATTAGAAGAAGAGCCCCTGTAGCGGCCACAGGCTCTATCGGCCAAGAGATCCTATAAAGGTGAAATTCTGTTAGGCAGGCAACATGCTATTGTTGTAATAGTAAGAATTGCTATGGATTAAATTGTAAATGACCGCTCAGCTCGCCAAATGGATAGCCCAGGTCTATGGGGCTACAGGCTATCTACAGCGCCTATACAAGGGACTCAAAGACCCATTACAGAGAGAACGAGCTGAAGCTGCTGGTGCATAGCCCATCCCATGACAGCCATATGAACCCACAGTAAGAGCGTCCTCCTACTGTCTACCTGCAATCGAGCGACCTGGTGGAGAGCGCCTCACCACGCCAGATCGCCAGGTTTGTATTACAGGTTGTATTACAGGGTCGCCACCGCCGAATTCCCTTAGTCTGGCTTAACCTTCTCTTGAATTAGCGTATTACACCCACTTGAAATTGATTAATTATTGGTTCGTTAAATAAATACAAAAATACCTCTAGATGTTTGAATCTAGAGGCATTTAAGTTGGTGGACCTGATCAGGATCGAACTGACGACCTCTGCATTGCGAACGCAGCGCTCTCCCAGCTGAGCTACAGGCCCATGAAGTCTCAGTTTACCGTGCCTGCAATAACCGTCAATCCTTGGGGCTGTACCAAACTGCCGCCCGTGCGGGCGGCAGCAGGAACGGGCGCTCGTTCGATTACATGAGGCTCTGCATGATCTCCTCCAGCACGGCCGGGCTGGGCTTCACCTGGGCTTCGGTCAGGGTGGCCAGGGGCTGGTCCACCAAGTTCAGCACCTGGGGCAGGGGGGGCTGGGTGGGGTTGATGTAGAGCAGGCCCGTGAGGAACTCGCCCTTGGCCATGGACTCGTGGATGGCCTTCATGGCGCCGAAGCGGTCCGTGGGGTCGTAGTCCTCGTGGATGGCCTTGATGGCGACCTTGGAACCATCGGGGAAGGTGACGACCTCGGTCGCGCCGGCGGCGATGTCCATGTCCTCCACTTCGGAGTACTGGACGAAGCCCAGGTCATGGAGGGGGAAGTCGTGGTCCTTGACGTGCTTGTAGGAGCGGGTGGAGGCGTCGTGGTTGTTGAAGGTGACGCAGGGGCTGATGATGTCCAGCACCACGGTGCCGTCATAGGCGAAGGCGGCCTTGAGGATGGCATTCAGCTGCTTGGGGTTGCCCGAGAAGCAGCGGGCCACGAAGCCGCAGCCCAGCTCGATGGCCAGGGTGCAGGGGTCGATGGGTGGCAGGTCATTCTTGGCGCCGCTCTTGAGGAAGGAACCCTTGTCGGCGGTGGCGGAGAACTGGCCCTTGGTGAGGCCGTAAACGCCGTTGTCCTCGATGATGTAGATCATGGGAATGTTGCGGCGGACGGCGTGGACGAACTGGCCCATGCCGATGGACATGGAATCGCCGTCGCCCGAGACGCCGATGTTGATGAGGTTCCGGTTGGCCAGGGACGCGCCCGTGGCGATGGCCGGCATGCGCCCGTGGACGCTGTTGAAGCCCCAGCCCTGGTTGATGAAGTAGGCCGGCGTCTTCGATGAACAGCCGATGCCGGAGTACTTGGTGACGAGGTGCCCCTCGATGTTGGACTCGAAGGCGGCGTTGATGATCTGCGCCGTGATGGCGTCATGGCCGCAGCCGGCACAGAGGGTGGACTTGGAGCCCACGTAGTCCTGCTTCGTGAAGCCGAGCCTGTTGGTGGGAGCGGAAGGTGTCGCGGTGGTCATGGTCGGCTTCTCCTACTTCTGCTCGAAGGCGGTGATCTGGTCCACGATGCACTTGGCGTCGATGGCGTGGCCGTTGTAGTGGAGGACGCTCTTGAACTTGGCGGCGTGCTCCGGGTAGGTCTCGCGGAACAGGTTCGCCATCTGGCCATCGCGGTTCTGCTCCACCACGTAGACCACCTGCTTCTCCCTCACGAAGGCATCCACCTCGGCGGTGAAGGGCAGGGCGCGGAGGCGCAGGTAGTCGGTCTTCAGGCCGCCCTCAGCGAGGAGATCCTGGGCCTCGATGACGGCGGGATCGCTGGAGCCGAAGGCCAGGACGCCCTTGGCGGAGCCGAGGTTGCGGAAGAC contains these protein-coding regions:
- the ruvA gene encoding Holliday junction branch migration protein RuvA, translated to MIGRLRGELIQKLPNLALVECGGVGYAAAISLSTYGLLPEVGAMVVLHTELLVRENEISLLGFYATQERELYRMLIKVDGVGPKMALAALGALSLEDLVQAIRGRDVKALTRIPGVGRKTAEKMCFELSEKMGGLSGLDGLSGGSSGDPWEESLRSALTNLGFREDAVLPVVAELRAAKPPLAEAIRQALKALQR
- a CDS encoding acetoin utilization protein AcuC; translation: MATLIHRPEYAGYDFGPEHPFTPARLAMLLDLIRSLGHGAPTVAAPAATREDILSVHDEAFVATVEALDRGESQPEAGRFGLGTQDNPIFPGMDLAGRWLAGGALHGARLLMEGAETRVLQLGGGLHHAQKDRAAGFCLYNDLAVAIRAFVDHGWRVAYLDIDLHHGDGVQNLFYDQDRVLTLSLHETGHYLYPGTGHIHELGTGAARGLSLNVPLEPFTESESYLEAFEAVVPRALEQFSPHVLVIQAGADAHFADPLGDLALTTQAFETLYRRILALAGEHTQGRVLFTLGGGYEAQVVARVWTILYLTLMDLPIPEDLPADWLVRWKHLLGPEVGHTLHDPVPAYPEFPGREERARRNRDVVDRLLDSLLRYWF
- a CDS encoding CBS and ACT domain-containing protein, producing the protein MLVKEMMRKPVTVIAVGATLGEADQLLHSRGFRHLPVVDQGRLVGILTDRDIRFATSSLSPTPRSGGDSVTLAMSSPPLTADPLDPVEDAARIMRENKIGCLPVLDGGELVGILTGMDLLDALMTLTGVTKPSSRLEVALRDQPGELARLTTFLAERHVNIHSILTYPTPDATVRTVLRVDSNQIRPLAEELRGAGFTILWPIPKSSQLHLTSKPWQP
- a CDS encoding CoA-binding protein, producing the protein MFSIIPEGAAYREFVLLKDGRGVLLRIAFAEDIDRVEAFIRGLSRESLAMRFMGGVASVSRKFVEELCTPNLRLQACLLAVEGEGEDEQVLGLGNYIGGGGPVAEVAFMIGDAHQGRGIGTLILERLAGLAAGVGYLGFEAEHLTGNKKMGNVFMDTGFETRRALEDGVIHVQFPLSAPEALRERTDLRERVATANSLVPLLRPRVVAVAGASRDPGSVGNAIFRNILQSRFQGSVYPVNPKATSIEGVQAYQSLAALPETPDLVILAVPATKVSALAKRALERGARGLLVLAAGFAETGPEGARRQERLLRLTRSHGARLVGPNCLGLLNTHEAVQLNASLATAMPPRGRVGFFSHSAALGVVILQYAAERGLGFSTFVSAGNRADVSGNDLLQYWDEDPDTDLALLYLETFGNPRRFARLARRISRRKPILCVKSARSHAGRRVALAHIAAAPRDDAEVEALFHQAGVIRADTLEDLFDIALLLAHQPLPRGNRVAIVSNSGGVATICADACETHGMEISGTGVVNLHAMATPEHYEQACREALEHPQVDALIASFACLGTCDPTVVARAIRRAAVRAEQTTGIAKPTLLSLMGMSGAVPVGSAALAESGGRHRTFPSYRFPESAALALSKVVEYARFRQLPPGRILGYADLNGGEARRRVEQLVEALPSPAPAPFSEVETRELLGAFGIPIAETVEPSNRKGPQVSLHLSSDPDFGPIWRFHRQGVDSILRLTPLTDLDIAEVLERMRLRPGSGLGETLGRLTQLVEELPWLHTLEATVAIRGEAEAGGPLPLSPGLRLTFSQSGSRKP
- a CDS encoding AMP-binding protein, with amino-acid sequence MTAREAFLQARDFLVERRDDYAGARRDFRWPVLDDFNWALDHFDAYARGNARPALWIVEEGGTETKVSFQDLSTRSNQVANALRALGVRRGEGVLIMLDNVLPLWEVMLACMKLGAILVPSTLLLSQADLLDRIERGGIRHLVVDAAQTGKFETMDPSLTRICVGGEAPGWRGMASLYEGSPSYEPDAVTRATDPMLLYFTSGTTAKPKLVLHTHQSYPVGHLSTMYWVGLREGDVHYNISSPGWAKHAWSSFFAPWNAGACIFVYRAARFSAAATLQAIVDKGVTTLCAPPTVWRLFIQEDLAAYPVKLRELVGAGEPLNPEVISQVQKAWGLTIRDGYGQTETTAQVGNPPGQPVKAGSMGRSLPGYEVVLLDADGREAQEGEISLKLNPRPLGLMAGYKDDPSKMAKAEAEGFYRTGDVATRDEDGYLFFVGRADDVFKSSDYRISPFELESFLIEHESVAEAAVVPSPDPLKLTVPKAYVILRAGWEPNRETALALFRFIRERLSPYKRIRILEFGDLPKTISGKIRRVELRKRAAEQTQSPTEFREEQFPELK
- a CDS encoding acyl-CoA dehydrogenase, whose product is MKYLDDDRDIRFNLFEWLDLDPLLKSGPYGEIDRDQLGMVLDEALKVARGSIAACNETGDRVGARFDHGKVELPEGFAGAFHDLAEGGWISATMSPEFGGMGLPESVGAGISEFLMGANTALGLKALLTRGAAHLIETFGSDELKGTFCERMYSGEWTGTMCLTEAGAGSDLGALNTKAVPQADGTYLITGEKIFITSGDHELTSNIIHAVLARTPGAPAGPKGISLFVVPKVRVKPDGSLGEANDVVCAGIEHKLGIHGSPTCSLVFGTTTGSQGFLLGEENQGLAHMFQMMNAARWEVGVQGLSNASAAHQAALAYAKERLQGRGPSAGKSSSQSLIIEHPDIRRSLLLQSAYVQAMRALVTYTAWCMDMAHVSEGDERDRWQGLVELLTPISKAWCSDWGFRVTEWALQVYGGYGYTMDYPAEQYLRDCKIASIYEGTNGIQALDLVGRKFRMQEGRPVKALLKLAADAAQTLVEDPVLGASARQLGEAVKAMGAVLTQIPARENALQLTLLNAVPILDMLGHVVGGYLLLQQAEVAKGRAQALLVERGVDPADPAAVRAHLAGSREAAFYQNKVQAAIHFAHRGLPLVAAHAVGLLAGETAPMEAVF